The genomic window ACCGACCTTCCGGGTTTCCCCCTTAAGGGCCACGCCCCCCCCAACCCCCCCTTCGCCCTCATCCCCCCAAAGAGGCCGCTCGACATATGGAAACCCCACTGCCCCTCCTCCTCCTACCACCCCCCAGGCCCGCCCATTAAACCCTGGCAAAAACCCCGCCGCTATATTCCTGGCAATTCCCTCGGGCGCTCGCGCTACGGATT from Gammaproteobacteria bacterium includes these protein-coding regions:
- a CDS encoding hypothetical protein (Evidence 5 : Unknown function), which encodes MPGFNGRAWGVVGGGGAVGFPYVERPLWGDEGEGGVGGGVALKGETRKVGFWGGPPAVRRGGYPPSVSRD